Below is a window of uncultured Sphaerochaeta sp. DNA.
TTCGGAAGGTAGCTGATAACGCCATCAAGCAAGGGCTGGATACCCTTGTTCTTGTATGCACTACCCATGAATACCGGGCAGAGCTCCAGGTTGATGGTAGCTTTTCTTATTGCCTTGCGAAGAAGTTCTTCGGTTACATTTTCCTCGAGCATAGCTTCCATAAGCTCGTCTGAGCACAGGGAGACACTATCAAGCAGCTCTTCGCGGCGAGCATCAGCTTCTTCCTTCAGATGGGAGGGAATCTCAGCTTCACGAACAGCATCCCCATTGGGACCGTCATCGAAGTAGAGAGCCTTCATGCTGATTAAGTCAACAACACCTTCCATCTTGTCTTCGAGACCGATGGGGATCTGCATCAATACAGCATTCAGACCAAGCTTCTCTATCAATTGGTTCTTGACACGATATGGGTTTGCACCGGTTCGGTCACACTTGTTGACGAATGCAATACGAGGAACGTGGTAACGCTTCATCTGCCGGTCTACGGTGATGGACTGGCTCTGTACGCCACCAACGGAACAAAGTACCAAAACAGCACCGTCCAGTACGCGCAATGAACGTTCAACCTCGATGGTAAAATCAACGTGTCCCGGTGTGTCGATAACGTTGATTTCAGTACCTTTCCAGTTAACATTCGTTGCAGCGGAGGCAATGGTGATACCTCTTTCGCGTTCAAGCTCCATGCTATCCATGGTAGCTCCAACGCCATCCTTACCACGAACTTCATGTATTTCGTGGATCTTATTGCAGTAGTAGAGGATGCGTTCGGTTAGTGTTGTCTTACCCGAGTCGATGTGGGCACTGATTCCGATATTCCTCAAATTTTGCAAGTCAGCCATTCTTTATAACCTCTATAGTATAGAATAAAAACGAGTCCACAGATTCCCCTGCAGAATTCCAGCATCCTGATGTAAAACTCTTACTCCCTAGCACACATCAGGTTACCAACTGAAGGGAAGAGAACGAACGGTCGCGGGATATGCTTACCCCAACGTACCTCGTGGATAATAGTATATCTCGGTTTTTTGTGCAATCCCTTTTCCCAATACAATCCTTTTCCGACTCGACACTTGTGTGTTACAATAGCTCAGAGGTATGCCATGGAAACGATTTTCACCAAGATTTTAAAAGGGGAGATTCCCTCCATATTCTTACACAAGGACGAACTTTGTTTCTCCATTCTCGATATCAATCCTGTCAACAAGGGACATTTACTGATCATTACATCACAACCATACCCTACCCTTGAAAGCTGCCCAGAAGAAGTCCTGAGCCATATGATGGTGCTGGCCAAGAAGGCTGACAGCGTGCTCAGAGAAAACCTGGGTTGTGATGCCACCAACCTGATCATCAATAACGGCAAGGAAAGCGGGCAGGAAGTACCACACCTGCATCTTCATATCATCCCCAGGTACAAAGAGGATGGAAAGACCTTGCGTCTCGTCAAAGAGCCCTACAGCGATGGCGAGATTGCCGATTATGGAAAGAAATTGGAGTTTTAACCATGCGTGCATGTCATCACTGCCATACTCCCATCGACCCATTGCTCAGTATTGGCTACCATACCGTATGTCCAACCTGTTCAAAAAGCTTGCACAGCTGTGTTAATTGCAGGTTTTACAGTCCAGGGGTCTACCACGACTGCCTTGAAGGAGTCGAGGAGTATATAGAGGATAAGGAGAATGCAAACTTCTGCGACTCCTTCATGCTCGGTGAGGATTCCAAAGAGGAATCTGAGAAAAAAGCACGTGCCAAGGCGAGAGCCGAAGCACTCTTCAACTTCTAAGGAACCAATAATACCTATGAACAGACGTATTGTACTAATAGCGATTGCACTACTACTCACCATCCTCATGGGATGTGAGACCTATACTGCCCGCTCTGCAAAAGAGAGCTTACAGACACCAAACCCTGTAGCAGAGGGAGAGCTCGTCACCAAATACTCCCTTGTGGTAGCCGAAGCGCAAGCGAAAGCAGAGGTAGAGGAAGCGGAACTCCTTGCAGAGCAGGAGAGACAAGCTGAAGCAGAAGAGAGGCAGCGCTATGAAGCCATGCAGGAGTCCATTGCCTCTCTCCAGACAGAGAAAAGTACATTGGAGAAGAAACTGCAAGAGAGCGAGGAGGCCCTCGCTGAGGAACAGAACAATACCCAGTCATTGAAAGAATCATTGGAAGAACGCAATCTCTTGTTGGACAACAAGGATCTGACTCTCTCTCAAGAAGCCGAGGAATACCAGACCACCATTGCCACCCTACAATCTGAGATCGAGGCATTGCATAAAGAGATTGAAGAGAACGAGCAAGACTACGAGATGCTTAGCTACCAAGCAGGAGAACTGGAGAATATTCTCTCAGAACAACAGAGCATCAACAACGAGCTGCAAACCATCTTGCATGAAGCAGAGCTGAAGCATACCGCGGAAACAGAATCGTTGAAAGCTGCCCAAGAACAAAGATTACAGGAACTGCAGAACACCATAGATTCCCTGAAGACAGACAATGAACTCCTCACAGCACAACTTGAGGAGAAGACCCAGTCCCTGGAAGAGCGCCTCCGTCTTGAA
It encodes the following:
- a CDS encoding HIT family protein, with the protein product METIFTKILKGEIPSIFLHKDELCFSILDINPVNKGHLLIITSQPYPTLESCPEEVLSHMMVLAKKADSVLRENLGCDATNLIINNGKESGQEVPHLHLHIIPRYKEDGKTLRLVKEPYSDGEIADYGKKLEF